The genomic DNA CGGTCATCACCTGGGCGTCCGTCAGCTCGCCGAACTTCGCCACGAGCCGCCACGCGTTCAGGCCGCCGTTGACGAACGCGTGGCAGGCGATGCTCGGCCAGATCGAGCCGGTCCGCCAGGCGATCACGCCGAGCCACACGCCCATCGGCAGCGCCACCGCGATGTTGGGCGGCATGATGTGGGCCAACGCGAACAGCACCGACGCGACGCCGATGCCCCACGCCGGGCCCCATCGCTGGATCAGCCGCTGCTGCACAAAGCCGCGGAACAGCATCTCCTCGCAGAAGCCGGGCACGAGCGCAATCAGCAGCACGAACACGACCCCCTGGGCCGGCGTCACGTTCTCGAAGAACGCCACGAACGAGTTGTCGGTGAGCCCGAGCGGTTCGGCCCAGCTGGCGACCCAGGTCGCCAGCGCGATCGCCACGGCCAGCGGCACGATCGAGCCGACCACTGTCAGCCCGTACAGCGCGCCCGCATTGCGGACGCGGTTGAAACCGAGGCGGCGCTTCAGCGATTCGGGCGAGAGCCAGCCCGCGAGCAGCGTCACGACCCCGAACGCGCCCGGGCCGGCGGCCACCAGCACCAGCATGCCGGCCGGCGACGAGATCACCTCGAGCACGCGGTCGCCCAGCTCGGCCGGCGGCACGCCCTGAGCCGCTAGGGAAATGGCCACGACGATGGCGATGCCGGCCTGCAATGCTACAGCCAGGGCGACGCCCGCGAACGGGGCCAGCAACGCTGTCCAGACACGCGGCTTGGCCGGCGGCGGAGCGGTCATTGGTTCCGGTGGCAATTCGGAATGATCGGCTCGGTTCTCGTCCATGGCGGGTCCAGAGTTGGGTGGCCGGCGGCTGAAGAGTCGCCGAACCAACTATTCGCCTCCTAGAGGCAGATCTTGGCTGCCAGCCACGACGATTAGTCGCGGGCACACGTAGGATCACGCAGCGCCAGCGGGGAAGAGCACCGGCAAGCCAAGCCCGCGGACCCGCCGGCTATTCGCCTAGTGCGGACTTCACCCGCTCGATGGTCTCGCTGCTCTGCAGCTCGAGCTTGCCGAAGCCGCGTAGCGCGCCGGCTTGTTCGGCGGCGTCCTGGTGCTCGGGGTAGTTGGTGATCAGCATCACCGGGGTCGAGGAGAGCTGCTCGTCGGCCTTGATCTGGCGGATGATATCGAGTCCGTCGGTGTAGTCGATGTCGAGCTTGCGGTTGACGACCACCAGGTCGTAGGCCGTGTCGCGCAGCTTGGGCAGCGCGTCGGCCGCGCTGTCGGCCTGGTCGAGCACGCAGTCGAAGTTGCCCGTGAAGAACCGCTTGAGCGAGCCGTGGTCGGGGCCGCAGTTGCCGATGTCGAGGATACGCTTCATGGGGTCCCTTGTGGGGCGCTCTTGCTTGGTGTGGGTGGCCGACCCGGCGGAGGACAACCCCCTCCCCCAACCAGGGAGGGGGATTGGCTTGGGCGGGGCTTGGCAACGAATGGCAGACAGCCAACGGCTAACTGCCAAGAGTCAATCGAATCAATCGCCCTTGTTCTCGATGGCGAACAGGTGCGTCTTGTTCGAGATGTACAGCACGCCGTCCGCGATGATGGGGGTCGAGTAGACGCTGTTCTTCATGTCGATGGCGCCGTAGTAGGGGACCATCTCGCCGCCGTCGTCCTTCATGGCCACGTTGGGGTCGGCCGAGTGGCGGAAGATCGCGACCTCGCCCTCCTCGTCGCCGATGTAGACCTTGTCGTCGACGATCAGCGGCGAGCCCCACGCGGCGGCGAACATGTCGTACACCCAGTGCCGCTCGCCGGACTTGGCGTCCAGGCAGTGGAACAGCCCGCTGAAGTCGGCGATGTAGAGGATGTCGTCCTTGATGGCGACCGTGCCGCAGCTGCGGTGCATCTCCTCCTCGAAGTCGATCTCACCGTCGTCGTTCGAGTCGACCGTGCTGTAGTGCCAGAGCGCGGCCGAGTTGGGGTTCGGCCGGGCGAAGTCGCCCTCGTCGGGCACGACGGCCTGGATCCGCTTGTGGGGGATCGGCTCGTCCGGGTTCTTGGAGTTGAACGCCAGCTCGGGGCTGACGTCGCCGCGCTTGGTGGGGTCGATGCACCACAGGTGGCCGACCCCCTCGCCGTGCTCCGGGTCCTGGCCCACCGCGACGTACACCAGTTCGTCGTAGATGACCGGCGTAGCGATGATGTTGTTGCGGGTGCCGCGGCCGCCGAGGACCCACTTGCTGTCCTTCGGGTTGGCGTCGAACTTCCACAGCAGCTTGCTGCCGCCCTGGCCGTCGCCCTTGGGGTCGAAGCTGTAGACCCAGCCGTCGCCGCCGCCGAAGATCGCCTGGGGCTGTCCACCAAGCACCGCGTAGCTCGGGCTCGACCATTGGCCGTGCAGGATGTTCGAGCCGGGCGACTTGTCGGTCCACAGCAGCTTGCCGGTCTCTTTGTCCAGGGCGATAAAGCTCGGTGCGTTGGGCGCCGGCAGGTTGATGTGCGACTCGTCCAGGCCGTTCGAGGTGTTGACCAGCAGGATGTCGCCGACCGAGGTCACGCTGCACGCGCACATGTTGTGCTGGCTGACGCCCAGCTCGCGCATCATGTCGAACACCCACACGACATCGGCCTCGTTCTCCTCGGTGTGCTCCTCGTCCTGGTAGGGGCCGTCGTTCTCGCCGTCGCGGAAGCCCTCGGGGTCGAGGCAGCGGACCTCGCCGCGGCTGGTCACGAACCACAGCCGCTTGCCCTCCACCAGCGGGGCGCAGCAGATGCCCTGCAGCGGCCAGTCGTGCACGCGGCCGGTCTTGAGCTTCTCGCTGGAGTGCTGCCACAGGAACCTGCCGTCGCGGATGTCGAAGCACAGCAGGCAGCCGAGGTCGACCTCCGCCGGGTACCGCGCGAGCCAGCCGCCCGAGTTGTTGGTGCCGACAAACGCCTTGCCGCCGGCCACGACCACGTTGCCGTAGGTCTGCGAGCCGAGCTGCGCGGCCCAGCGGATGTTGCGGGCCGAGCTCGAGTCCCACTCGCCGGTGCGGAAGTCGAACTCGCCGACGTCCCAGTCGGTGGGCGTGTTGTCGGCGACCGGCACGTTGTTGCGCGTCCCGCTGCCGGCCCACTGGTTCCACTCAAGGGTCGGCTCTGCGGCCGAGCACCAGGAGGAGGTCGTTAAACAAGCGGCGGCTACGATCAGTAGACGGTTCATACGCGTGGGGCCTTGGGGGGTGCCTGGATTGCGGTGGGGGCGCGTGCCGGCCGGCGGGCGCCGCGGCTCTTTTAAATCTAACGCGGTCGACGCCCTCGGCTAGTTGGGCGTGACCGACAGGTTGTCGACGTAGAACTCGGCGTCCTTGGAGTCGCCGAACATGCCGGGGCTGCCGCTGTAGTTGGGCGCCTTGTCGGTGATCTCCATGGTCCACTCCGACGGCTCGTCCTCGTCACGCGGCCACACCTTCGCAGAGACGTACGCCACGCCCGCCGGCTCGTCGGGCTGGACCTTCAGCTTCATGGTGTACCACTTGTCGGGCGAAAACTCCATCGGCACGGTCGCCTGGCTGCGGCGGTCGTGCGTGCACCAGCTGTACAGCCGGGCCTCGCCGTTGGGGCCGAACAGCGTGAAGGTGTAGCAGCTGTTGATCAGGCCCGCCGAGGGGAGCTTGATGGCCGAGCTGCTGGTCTCCACGGGGAACTCGGGCGCGGGGCCGGACGACTCGCCGGCGACGCCGGTCTTCATCTGGATGTCCGCCTGCACGGTGTAGTTGGACAGCTCGGGCGAGCCCATCCACATCCGGCTGCGGGTGCCGAGCTTGGTGGTCGGCGCGCCGGGGCGGGTCGGCAGCTCGACCGGCTTGGCCAGGTACTGGTTGCCCGACTCGTCCTCACGCAGGTTGTAGCGGATGCGGCCGCCGACCCAGGTCAGCGGCACGTCGCGGCGGGAGTCGAAGGTGAACTCCCACGGCAGCGGCGGCACCACACGCACGCGGGCGCTGGCGGTGAGCTCGCCGTACTTGCAGGTGATCAACGCGCACTCGTGCTGCGCGTCGGTAGGGGCGGCGTACACGCAGCCGTGGGCCTCGGACATTGATCGTGTCGAGCCGGGACCGGCGACCGAGAATTCCAGCTCCGGGCCCCCCTGCGGGTCGACAATCTCGTCGCCCTTGGCGTTGAAGAACCGCACGGTGTACTCCTGCGTGTCGCCCGGCTTCATCAGCACGTCCCACGGCGAGAGCTGGATGTGGGTCACCTGGCGGTCGACGACCGGCGCCGGCTCGGCGAGGGTGTGCGAGTCGTGCTGCTGGTGCGGCGCCTCGGCCGACTTGTCGGCGATGCAGTACAGCTGCTCGCTGGTGGTCAGGTAGACGCGGCCGTGCGACACAATCGGGCTGGCGTTGACCTCCTCGCCGCCCAGCCGCTCTCGCTGCAGCACGTCGACGCCGCGGCGTGACGGCTTGAGGATGTAGAACATGCCCTCGTTGGTGCAGGTGTAGATCTTGCCGTCGGCGTAGACCGGCGTGCCGCGCATCGCGCGGCCGAGGGTCCGCTTGCCGACCTGCTTGCCGGTCTTGGCGTCGAAGATGTTCATCTTGGCGGTGTCGGTGATCGTGTAGAGCCGGCCGTCGATCAGCAGCGGCGAGCTCTTGCCGACCATCTCCTGGGGCAGGATCCACTCCTCGTCGCCGAGCTCGAGGTCGCCCTGCTTCGTGCCGTCGATCGCGACCACGGCGCCCATGGTCGCGCCGACCACGTTCTCCTCGCTCTGGCCGGAATAGACCCAGCCGTTGGGACCGACCACCGGCGAGACGTTCAGCCCGCGGCGCGACAGCGGGTAGCTCCAGACGTGCTCGCCGGTCGCGGCCTTGAACGACCACACCTTGCCGTCGCCGGAGCCGAAGACCAGCACGTCCTGGTCGTTGATGCGGGCCAGGGCCGGGGTGCTGTAGGTGGTGTCCTCGGGGATCAGCGTGGTGCCGCTGAGCCAGCGGAGCTCGCCGGTCGCCTTGTCGAAGGCCATGAAGCGGTGGGCCGGCTTGGCCAGCAGTGACCACTGCGGCGTGTCGCCCCAGCCGATCACCACCGCGCTGGTGATGACGGTGTCCTTGTAGATGAGCGGGAAATTGGTGCGGCCGCCGTAGGTCGACAGCAGGCCGAGCTCCTCGTGCAGGCTCCGCTCCCAGACCGGTTTGCCGGTGTCG from Posidoniimonas polymericola includes the following:
- a CDS encoding type II CAAX endopeptidase family protein gives rise to the protein MDENRADHSELPPEPMTAPPPAKPRVWTALLAPFAGVALAVALQAGIAIVVAISLAAQGVPPAELGDRVLEVISSPAGMLVLVAAGPGAFGVVTLLAGWLSPESLKRRLGFNRVRNAGALYGLTVVGSIVPLAVAIALATWVASWAEPLGLTDNSFVAFFENVTPAQGVVFVLLIALVPGFCEEMLFRGFVQQRLIQRWGPAWGIGVASVLFALAHIMPPNIAVALPMGVWLGVIAWRTGSIWPSIACHAFVNGGLNAWRLVAKFGELTDAQVMTGNVAFVAVGAVFFVLACRVLIRYPQEAEE
- a CDS encoding response regulator, which encodes MKRILDIGNCGPDHGSLKRFFTGNFDCVLDQADSAADALPKLRDTAYDLVVVNRKLDIDYTDGLDIIRQIKADEQLSSTPVMLITNYPEHQDAAEQAGALRGFGKLELQSSETIERVKSALGE
- a CDS encoding outer membrane protein assembly factor BamB family protein — encoded protein: MNRLLIVAAACLTTSSWCSAAEPTLEWNQWAGSGTRNNVPVADNTPTDWDVGEFDFRTGEWDSSSARNIRWAAQLGSQTYGNVVVAGGKAFVGTNNSGGWLARYPAEVDLGCLLCFDIRDGRFLWQHSSEKLKTGRVHDWPLQGICCAPLVEGKRLWFVTSRGEVRCLDPEGFRDGENDGPYQDEEHTEENEADVVWVFDMMRELGVSQHNMCACSVTSVGDILLVNTSNGLDESHINLPAPNAPSFIALDKETGKLLWTDKSPGSNILHGQWSSPSYAVLGGQPQAIFGGGDGWVYSFDPKGDGQGGSKLLWKFDANPKDSKWVLGGRGTRNNIIATPVIYDELVYVAVGQDPEHGEGVGHLWCIDPTKRGDVSPELAFNSKNPDEPIPHKRIQAVVPDEGDFARPNPNSAALWHYSTVDSNDDGEIDFEEEMHRSCGTVAIKDDILYIADFSGLFHCLDAKSGERHWVYDMFAAAWGSPLIVDDKVYIGDEEGEVAIFRHSADPNVAMKDDGGEMVPYYGAIDMKNSVYSTPIIADGVLYISNKTHLFAIENKGD
- a CDS encoding outer membrane protein assembly factor BamB family protein, with translation MTSTLTVPFFRIPAVGVFLAATVACCQAADPLDWPNWRGPNYDNTSQETNLPESWDPAGGEGSNLLWKNAELAGRSTPIVMSGRLYTLVRDQPGTATEGEKVVCADAATGEVLWEHRFNVYLSDVPDTRVGWSSVVGDPETGRVYANGVSGYFCCLEGDTGKPVWERSLHEELGLLSTYGGRTNFPLIYKDTVITSAVVIGWGDTPQWSLLAKPAHRFMAFDKATGELRWLSGTTLIPEDTTYSTPALARINDQDVLVFGSGDGKVWSFKAATGEHVWSYPLSRRGLNVSPVVGPNGWVYSGQSEENVVGATMGAVVAIDGTKQGDLELGDEEWILPQEMVGKSSPLLIDGRLYTITDTAKMNIFDAKTGKQVGKRTLGRAMRGTPVYADGKIYTCTNEGMFYILKPSRRGVDVLQRERLGGEEVNASPIVSHGRVYLTTSEQLYCIADKSAEAPHQQHDSHTLAEPAPVVDRQVTHIQLSPWDVLMKPGDTQEYTVRFFNAKGDEIVDPQGGPELEFSVAGPGSTRSMSEAHGCVYAAPTDAQHECALITCKYGELTASARVRVVPPLPWEFTFDSRRDVPLTWVGGRIRYNLREDESGNQYLAKPVELPTRPGAPTTKLGTRSRMWMGSPELSNYTVQADIQMKTGVAGESSGPAPEFPVETSSSAIKLPSAGLINSCYTFTLFGPNGEARLYSWCTHDRRSQATVPMEFSPDKWYTMKLKVQPDEPAGVAYVSAKVWPRDEDEPSEWTMEITDKAPNYSGSPGMFGDSKDAEFYVDNLSVTPN